The genomic segment GTGCGACGCCATTGGCGGCATCAACCTGGCGCAGGGGGTGTGCGATACGCCGGTTCCGCAGCCGGTGGAGGCCGAAGCGTTTGAGGCGGTCCGGAGGGGCGACAACATCTATACGCGGATGGACGGGATTGCGCGGCTGCGCACGGCGATTGCCGAAAAGCAGCAGCGCGACTATGGGCTGGATTACGACGCCCAGACCGAGGTGCTGGTGGCGTCGGGGGCGACGGCGGGGCTGCATGCGGCGGCGATGGCGCTGCTCAATCCCGGCGACGAGGTGATCCTGTTCGAGCCGTTCTACGGGTATCACGTGGCGACGCTGAAGTCGCAGCGGGTGACGCCGGTTCTGGTGGCGCTGGCCGATGGCGACTTTGCGCTGGATGTGGATGCTCTGCGGGCGGCGATTACGCCGCGGACCCGGGCGATCCTGCTGAATACGCCGGCGAATCCGAGCGGCAAGGTGTTTACCCAGGCGGAGACCGAGGCGGTGGCCGAGGTTTGCCTGGAGCACGACCTGTTCCTGTTTACCGATGAGATTTACGAGTACTTCGTCTACGACGGCGATCGGCACGTTGCGCCCGCGACGCTTCCGGGAATGCGGGAGCGGACGATTGTGATCTCGGGGTTCTCGAAAACCTTCTCGATCACGGGCTGGCGGCTGGGGTACGTGACGGCGGACGCGCGATGGATGGGGGCGATGGCCTACTTCCACGACCTGACATATGTGTGCGCGCCTGCACCGTTCCAGCACGGAGCGGCAGCGGGGCTGGAGCAGTTGCCGGCGAGCTTCTACCAGCAGATCGCGGCGGATCACCAGTCGAAGCGGGAACGGATTGTGTCGGCACTGCGGGAGGCGGGGCTGACCCCGACGGTTCCGGCGGGCGCGTATTACGTGCTGGCAGAGACTGGTCCGCTGGCGGGGGCGAATGCGGCGGAGAAGGCGCGGACGCTGCTGCGCGAGACGGGTGTGGCGGCGGTGGCGGGGAGTGCGTTCTTCCGCAAAGGGCGGGGCGAGAACCTGCTGCGGTTCTGCTTTGCCAAGCAGGATGCGGCGCTGGATGAGGCGTGTGCGCGGCTCCGGCACCTGCGGTGCGGCTGACTGCCGCTTCGCGGCCAGAGTGCCGGTGAGGGATTGATTTGGCTGCTCCGCTATGGATCTTCAGCAGCCTGACATTGGCGGGCTGGAGAGGGAATTCATCGCGCACCTACGGCGCGCGCGGAGGTTAGAGGCTGGCGGACCCAGGAGTGTGCGCTGCGCGCTTCTCCTGGCACCTGCGGTGCGGCTGACTGCCGCTTCGCGGCCAGAGTGCCGGTGAGGGATTGATTTGGCTGCTCCGCTATGGATCTTCAGCAGCCTGACATTGGCGGGCTGGTGAGAGAATTCATCGCGCACCTACGGCGCGCGCGGAGGTTAGGTTCCGGCTGGGCATTGGCGATTAGGCGTTGCCGAGGTCGTCGGCGGGAGCGTGGGGGGCTTCCCTTTCGGGCTCGAGACGGCCGCGGTACATGCCGTCGGTATTGCAGAGGGTGCATCGCCACGGGTAGTAGCCGAAGAGGGAATACACAAATCTCTCAAGGATTCCGCGCCTCGTGCGTCGCTCGAGAAAGGGCTGTTTGCAATTCCGGCAGATCATGGGGAAATCCTGATCGAATGAGATGGACCCTAAATGCGGAGTCTAACGAGCTAATTCAGCAACGCGCAAGCGATCAAGAGACTGAAAAACAGGTGTTACCAGCGAACCGGCGGAAATTACCTGCCGGATGAGGGCAGGACTCCATTGCCTGGTGCACGAAGTTCGAAGCTGTTTTTCGGCTCTTTATACAGGCCGGGTGGATGCCGGAGCGTTGTGCCGGGCCTGGCTGGCGGGGTTTGGCGACTGGGAAGCAGAGTGCTTCGCATCTCGATCGGGAAAGTGCTTGTGGTAGAAGGCGACTTTCCGGCACATGACACATTCCCAGGGGTAGAGGCCAAAGAGGGGCAAGACCTTGAGTTGAAGAAAGCCCTCTCTGCTTTCGCGGCGGAGAGCATTAATGGCACCGCATTTGCGACAAACCATGGATCGGCCCTTTCCGAGTAGATGAACGACGCGGACCTGCCTGCCCAGAAGACGATGTGGGTGATGGAAACGATGCGGGTCGCGGTAAATACGGCGGCGCGTTCCATTCGCGCTTGGTAATTACCTTCGCTCCAGACCGCCACCCTTTGAGGTGACAGCCGTCACGGTTAGTTGTGGCGGGAATCCCGAAAACGTTACAGAAGCTCGGCTGGTTCTGGTTTGGGAGGGCGTGACCGCGGTCCGCAGTGTTGGGAGTTGCAGAGTTACAAAGTGACAAAGTTACAAAGTGGGTGCACCCCGGGGTCGTGGGGTAACGCGTAAAGAGCAAAGGCAAGGGCAACCGCGGATTCCTCTGCTTCGCCTCGGGATGACACTTGGGTGGGAGAGCTGGCTTGGTGTGGCGAGCGGAGGTTAGGACAAGCAGATTCTCTGCGGGAAAAGCAACGGCAAAAGCGAGGGCGAGGGTTTAGAAGAGGTCGGGGATGCTGTGGAAAGCGATGCGGGTGGGAGCGGCCTTCCAGGCGGTGAGCATGGTGGCGGGGGCGAGGGTGCTGAGGCCGTACTTGTTGTTGATCTGGTCCATGACCTTGAGGAGCTTGGCGCGGCTCTGTTCGTCTTCGGTAGCGTCGAAGAGGGAGAGGGTGTGAAGGCGGTCGGGGATGAGGCCGTTGAGGGTGACACCGACGAAGTAGGGGGTGTTGGAAGGGCCGCCGGCGGGCTGCTGGTCCCAGAGCTTGCGGAGGGCGGCGATGAGGGTGGTGTTGTCCTGCGACTCGGTGATGCGGAGTTCGGCGTGGAAGCCTTTGGCGGGGACACCAAAGCTGGAGACGGGGGTGGGGGAACCATCTGAGGCGCGGGGCACGGAGAAGCCGACGGCGAGCCCGACGGCGGAGGCCCAGAGGTGGTTGGAGCGGAGGCGCATAGCGGCCTTGTGGAGGAGCTTGTGGGCGACGGCCCAGGCCTGGTCGCGGGTGCGCATGTCGGGGGAGAGGACGTGCTGGTGGCTGATGGACTTGAGGTGGTCGGTTTCGGACATCTCGAAGTCTTCGCCGCGGAGCCAGTGCCAGAGACGGGTGCCCCAGACCGATCCCCAGAGCTGGCCGGACTGGTCTGCATCAAGGGCCATGAGCTGGGCCATGGTGGTGATGCCCTTATCGTTGAGGC from the Occallatibacter riparius genome contains:
- a CDS encoding pyridoxal phosphate-dependent aminotransferase yields the protein MTTACDAIGGINLAQGVCDTPVPQPVEAEAFEAVRRGDNIYTRMDGIARLRTAIAEKQQRDYGLDYDAQTEVLVASGATAGLHAAAMALLNPGDEVILFEPFYGYHVATLKSQRVTPVLVALADGDFALDVDALRAAITPRTRAILLNTPANPSGKVFTQAETEAVAEVCLEHDLFLFTDEIYEYFVYDGDRHVAPATLPGMRERTIVISGFSKTFSITGWRLGYVTADARWMGAMAYFHDLTYVCAPAPFQHGAAAGLEQLPASFYQQIAADHQSKRERIVSALREAGLTPTVPAGAYYVLAETGPLAGANAAEKARTLLRETGVAAVAGSAFFRKGRGENLLRFCFAKQDAALDEACARLRHLRCG
- a CDS encoding DNA polymerase Y family protein gives rise to the protein MEQPSDTRNSDGLDVPAPGFVSHAESREVRSDSQGPHLNWLFVDLNSYFASVEQQDRPELRGKPVGVVPMLADTTVCIAASYEAKAFGVRTGTVVADARRMCPGIVFVEGRHELYTEYHHRVVEAVESCLPVTAVCSIDEMACRLMGRERPLLAALELGRKVKSTIRARVGDCLRSSVGLATNRYLAKVASDMEKPDGLVALPKDILPEALARLTLRDLPGIGAKTEKRLNDKGITTMAQLMALDADQSGQLWGSVWGTRLWHWLRGEDFEMSETDHLKSISHQHVLSPDMRTRDQAWAVAHKLLHKAAMRLRSNHLWASAVGLAVGFSVPRASDGSPTPVSSFGVPAKGFHAELRITESQDNTTLIAALRKLWDQQPAGGPSNTPYFVGVTLNGLIPDRLHTLSLFDATEDEQSRAKLLKVMDQINNKYGLSTLAPATMLTAWKAAPTRIAFHSIPDLF